Genomic DNA from Salvia miltiorrhiza cultivar Shanhuang (shh) chromosome 1, IMPLAD_Smil_shh, whole genome shotgun sequence:
agatggagatggagataCCCGTGATCGATTTCAGCAAGCTCAAGAGCGAGAAGAGAGGCCAAACCATGGCGCTCCTGCACGAGGCTTGTCAGAAATGGGGATTTTTTATGGTAATCAAACTgcctacacacacacacacaccatcTTAACTATATATTCTGATCGCCGGCGCTGTGCAGATCGAGAATCACGACGTCGATACGGAGCTGATGGAGAAGGTGAAGGCGCTGACCAAGGCTCACTACGACCACTACATGAAGCCCGGCTTCCTCGACTCAGACGCCGCCAAGAGCCTCTCCGCCAACGAGTACGTTCCGGACATGGACTGGGAGAGCACCTTCTTCATCTGCCACCGCCCTGACAACACCATCAACGACATCGCCGCCCTCTCCCAACACCTCAGGTAAGAGAGACCGTCGtacctattttttattttttgataaattaataatattaaataaagaaattttaaagaccGCGACTTAGAACTCAAGACCTTTGACATTAGACATTAACACACAGACGACGTACCTAATATGAGACCTGAGCCAGAATATTACTACGCAGGCAGTCGATGGACAAGTACATCGACCAGGTGATCGCGCTGGCCGAGAAGTTGTCAGAGCTGATGTGTGAGAATCTCGGGATCAGCAGGGCCCACATGATGGAGGCGTTCGCCGGGAGCCGGGGCCCCTCTGTGGGGACCAAGGTGGCGATGTATCCCGAGTGCCCGCACCCGGAGCTCATGAGAGGCCTCAGAGAGCACACGGACGCGGGCGGGATCATACTTCTGCTCCAGGACGACCAGGTCCCGGGGCTGGAGTTCTTGAAAGGCGGGGAATGGGTGAAAATCCCGCCTTCCAAGAACAACCGGATATTCGTCAACATCGGGGACCAGGTGGAGATAGTGAGCAACGGGGTGTACAAGAGCGCGGTGCACAGAGTGATGGCCATGAAGGAGGGCAACCGCATCTCCGTCGCCACATTCTACAACCCCGGTGGAGACGCCGTCATTTCTCCGGCTGCCGAGCTCCTGCTTCCGAGGGATATTCAGTTCAAGGATTATCTCAAGCTCTACACCAAGACGAAATTCGGGGACAAAGCCATCCGCTTTCAGTCCCTTAAAACGTCTATGGCGGCGACTGAGAATTGAAGCTGCTCACAAATGCTTCCTTAGAAGTGGCATGCATGTTTGAG
This window encodes:
- the LOC130986357 gene encoding 1-aminocyclopropane-1-carboxylate oxidase 1-like isoform X2 codes for the protein MEMEIPVIDFSKLKSEKRGQTMALLHEACQKWGFFMIENHDVDTELMEKVKALTKAHYDHYMKPGFLDSDAAKSLSANEYVPDMDWESTFFICHRPDNTINDIAALSQHLRQSMDKYIDQVIALAEKLSELMCENLGISRAHMMEAFAGSRGPSVGTKVAMYPECPHPELMRGLREHTDAGGIILLLQDDQVPGLEFLKGGEWVKIPPSKNNRIFVNIGDQVEIVSNGVYKSAVHRVMAMKEGNRISVATFYNPGGDAVISPAAELLLPRDIQFKDYLKLYTKTKFGDKAIRFQSLKTSMAATEN
- the LOC130986357 gene encoding 1-aminocyclopropane-1-carboxylate oxidase 1-like isoform X1, with the protein product MEMEIPVIDFSKLKSEKRGQTMALLHEACQKWGFFMIENHDVDTELMEKVKALTKAHYDHYMKPGFLDSDAAKSLSANEYVPDMDWESTFFICHRPDNTINDIAALSQHLRILLRRQSMDKYIDQVIALAEKLSELMCENLGISRAHMMEAFAGSRGPSVGTKVAMYPECPHPELMRGLREHTDAGGIILLLQDDQVPGLEFLKGGEWVKIPPSKNNRIFVNIGDQVEIVSNGVYKSAVHRVMAMKEGNRISVATFYNPGGDAVISPAAELLLPRDIQFKDYLKLYTKTKFGDKAIRFQSLKTSMAATEN